Proteins from one Dermacentor variabilis isolate Ectoservices chromosome 1, ASM5094787v1, whole genome shotgun sequence genomic window:
- the LOC142580579 gene encoding zinc transporter Slc39a7-like, whose protein sequence is MFRSNTALLVTLVALVSAELQLVGAHYHSEHDHDHDHDHDHEHGQEPAAFKYSRVANEPHVAAAAAGSEAHHHSHGHVASSSHSHASAAPKKKPIRSFEETAFLWGRALGSTLLISVAPFLILFFIPIDSRSGHESLLKVLLSFASGGLLGDAFLHLIPHALMPHSSEEVSGTAHTGHGHSHGSHAHSHSHSHDHSHGPHDMSVGLWVLAGILAFLMVEKFVRMIKGGHSHSHEQLHEHVHEEHRADDRVPSGTGEADTRPTGKCDGESSGAEDAKNESTAALVHRKKAKLESTAMDKKSATDGEKRPSDIKVAAYLNLAADFTHNFTDGLAIGASYIAGNTAGFISTVTILLHEVPHEIGDFAILVQSGYSKRKAMCMQLVTAVGCLSGTLCSLIADGVSSSANLWVLPFTAGGFIYIATVSVIPELLENTRLWQSVKEIFALLLGVSMMALLTQFE, encoded by the exons ATGTTTCGAAGTAATACAGCATTGTTAGTAACGCTTGTCGCGCTAGTCAGTGCCGAACTCCAGCTAGTAGGGGCCCACTACCACAGTGAACACGATCATGACCACGATCATGACCATGATCACGAACACGGCCAAGAACCCGCAGCGTTCAAGTACTCACGCGTAGCCAACGAGCCGCACGTcgcagctgctgcagctggcAGCGAGGCCCACCATCATTCCCATGGACACGTAGCATCGTCTTCTCATTCTCATGCATCGGCCGCTCCCAAGAAGAAACCGATCCGATCATTCGAAGAGACTGCATTTCTTTGGGGCCGCGCTCTCGGTTCCACACTGCTGATTAGTGTCGCACCGTTTCTGATCCTATTTTTCATTCCTATTGACTCGCGCTCTGGCCATGAGTCGCTGCTCAAGGTTCTCCTCAGCTTCGCCTCGGGGGGCCTGCTTGGCGATGCGTTCCTCCACCTTATTCCACACGCACTTATGCCGCACAGCAGTGAAGAGGTCTCCGGTACTGCACACACAGGTCACGGCCATAGCCATGGCAGTCATGCCCACAGCCATTCTCACAGTCACGACCATTCTCACGGGCCTCATGACATGAGCGTCGGCCTGTGGGTGCTTGCCGGTATTCTAGCTTTcctcatggttgaaaaatttGTGCGTATGATCAAGGGTGGTCACAGTCATAGCCATGAACAGCTTCACGAGCATGTTCACGAGGAGCATCGTGCCGACGACCGGGTTCCGTCGGGAACAGGCGAAGCTGACACAAGGCCCACTGGAAAATGTGACGGAGAGTCCAGCGGCGCGGAGGACGCCAAGAACGAGTCGACTGCAGCTCTGGTGCACAGAAAGAAAGCCAAACTAGAGAGCACAGCGATGGACAAAAAGAGTGCTACTGATGGTG AAAAACGGCCATCAGACATCAAAGTAGCTGCCTACCTGAACTTGGCTGCTGATTTTACTCACAATTTCACCGATGGCCTGGCCATAGGTGCATCGTACATTGCTGGCAACACAGCAGGCTTTATATCTACAGTGACAATCCTCCTGCACGAGGTTCCACATGAAATTGGAGATTTTGCAATCCTGGTGCAGTCAGGCTACAGCAAACGCAAA GCAATGTGCATGCAGCTGGTGACAGCAGTGGGCTGCCTTAGTGGCACACTGTGCAGCCTCATTGCTGATGGGGTTAGCAGCAGTGCCAATCTATGGGTGCTGCCCTTCACTGCTGGTGGGTTCATCTACATTGCGACCGTCTCAGTCATTCCTGAGCTGCTGGAGAACACACGACTGTGGCAGTCAGTCAAAGAGATATTTGCACTGCTGCTTGGTGTGTCCATGATGGCGCTACTCACCCAGTTTGAGTAA